A DNA window from Allokutzneria albata contains the following coding sequences:
- a CDS encoding YbaB/EbfC family nucleoid-associated protein, whose protein sequence is MSASHTEQFEHLIARYREQYEALRETQQRLREISCTATAPRQAVSVTAGHGGVIKDVKFPTGAYKRMAPNELAAAVLGAITEAQNLATAEAAEAVAPSLPEGVDARRLFAGEVDLQTLLAPEPHLSDTVRDVLKIRD, encoded by the coding sequence ATGTCCGCTTCGCACACCGAGCAGTTCGAGCACCTGATCGCGCGCTACCGCGAGCAGTACGAGGCGCTGCGGGAGACCCAGCAGCGGCTGCGGGAGATCTCGTGCACGGCGACGGCTCCGCGCCAGGCGGTGTCCGTGACGGCCGGGCACGGCGGCGTGATCAAGGACGTGAAGTTCCCGACCGGCGCCTACAAGCGGATGGCGCCGAACGAGCTCGCCGCCGCGGTGCTCGGTGCCATCACCGAGGCGCAGAACCTGGCGACCGCCGAGGCGGCCGAGGCCGTGGCGCCGTCGCTGCCCGAAGGCGTGGACGCGCGACGGCTGTTCGCCGGTGAGGTGGACCTGCAGACCTTGCTCGCGCCCGAGCCGCACCTGAGCGACACCGTCCGCGACGTGCTGAAGATCAGGGACTAG
- the eccD gene encoding type VII secretion integral membrane protein EccD — MTSATSAQLCRITVSGPSGRADLAVPVSTTVAALLPTLVRHVVREEPDEYGSWALQRLGEAPMDPDGTPETLDWLDGEQFHVVRAEDPLPELDFDDIADGMATAVNRQGNRWNETVNRRLFLGLTVLVFGAIGAVLFEGSSATISSVSAASLAAVLFTTAVLVARILRDRGIAAISGLAGCVFAGLAGLIGVEGVPFVLGPVGVLIGGIAMAGTASLLLVAQRILAPELPIVPFGVAAVAGLGAVMAMWLHLGVGLTPHQNATIVLTTFLMVTLFAPKLATRAARLRGPQLPRTADELQIDVEPEPAALVVEQTGHADRYLSVLAIGASLVFAVAFRFLIVEPGWVEYTVTGLLTALVLLRSREFLNIGQRIALVLAGTTGAVSFVLSMLAWFTPVWRGVGLVLLLGVALLLVLAALRPSHRRLLPIWAHLANVLETCAAVALVPFLLQVLGIFAWARGLAG; from the coding sequence ATGACCAGCGCGACCAGTGCTCAGCTGTGCCGGATCACCGTGTCCGGTCCGAGCGGCCGGGCCGACCTCGCGGTTCCCGTCTCCACCACCGTGGCGGCGCTGCTGCCCACGCTCGTCCGGCACGTCGTGCGCGAGGAGCCCGACGAGTACGGTTCCTGGGCGCTGCAACGGCTCGGCGAGGCGCCGATGGACCCGGACGGCACCCCGGAGACGCTGGACTGGCTCGACGGCGAGCAGTTCCACGTCGTGCGGGCCGAGGACCCGTTGCCGGAGCTGGACTTCGACGACATCGCCGACGGCATGGCGACCGCGGTCAACCGCCAGGGCAACCGGTGGAACGAAACCGTGAACCGGCGGCTGTTCCTCGGCTTGACCGTGCTCGTGTTCGGCGCGATCGGCGCGGTGTTGTTCGAGGGCAGTTCGGCGACCATCTCCTCGGTGAGCGCGGCTTCGCTCGCCGCGGTCCTGTTCACCACGGCGGTCCTCGTCGCGCGGATCCTGCGTGACCGGGGGATCGCGGCGATCTCCGGCTTGGCGGGCTGCGTGTTCGCCGGGCTCGCCGGGTTGATCGGCGTCGAAGGCGTTCCCTTCGTGCTCGGGCCGGTCGGAGTGCTCATCGGCGGCATCGCGATGGCCGGGACCGCGTCCCTTCTGCTCGTGGCGCAACGCATTCTTGCTCCCGAGCTGCCGATCGTGCCGTTCGGTGTCGCCGCGGTGGCCGGGCTCGGCGCGGTGATGGCGATGTGGCTGCACCTGGGCGTCGGGCTGACCCCGCACCAGAACGCGACGATCGTGCTGACCACGTTCCTCATGGTGACCTTGTTCGCGCCGAAGCTGGCCACGCGGGCGGCGCGGCTGCGCGGACCCCAGTTGCCGCGGACGGCCGACGAGCTGCAGATCGACGTGGAGCCCGAGCCCGCCGCGCTCGTCGTCGAGCAGACCGGGCACGCCGACCGGTACCTGAGTGTGCTGGCGATCGGTGCCTCGCTGGTATTCGCGGTCGCGTTCCGGTTCCTGATCGTCGAACCGGGCTGGGTGGAGTACACCGTCACCGGCCTGCTGACAGCTCTGGTGTTGTTGCGCTCCAGGGAGTTCCTCAACATCGGTCAGCGGATCGCGTTGGTGCTGGCGGGAACCACGGGCGCGGTGTCGTTCGTCCTGTCGATGCTGGCCTGGTTCACGCCGGTGTGGCGGGGAGTCGGCCTGGTGCTGCTGCTGGGCGTCGCGCTGCTGCTCGTGCTGGCCGCGCTGCGCCCGTCTCACCGCAGGCTGCTGCCGATCTGGGCGCACCTGGCCAACGTGCTGGAGACCTGTGCGGCGGTCGCGCTCGTCCCGTTCCTGTTGCAGGTGCTCGGCATCTTCGCCTGGGCACGCGGACTGGCGGGGTGA
- the eccB gene encoding type VII secretion protein EccB — MQTQRDHVHAYQTLVGRMSAALSLGDTNYAEPPARRALLGMVFGVVLALLVGVGFWVYGLINPGGNMAWRKPGAILMEKESGALYVFRDGLLIPMRNQASAMLFQGNGSRMESISRASLTELPRGLPVGIPDAPGSLPSPSSLVSTPWLVCLPQSGKLSVNLSPDAESNPVGADSYAWVSAASGEQYLVWRDQKLRVADPSVPVALGLGTGAPPVAPAPWLAALPDGPVIGAAEITGSASAKVGATTYPVGSLFKQDGTDRFYVLRKDGLAPMSRTESLLLQAKTGKSAVVVDAAAVASAPRSTDTELTRRIPDLAAAKAVLPGEQVLCLRQRTEQTTVFSEVVTTSRATGWIGMNEIVGAYVKPSTGVLVAAVPAPVETGRKPDRYLITDRGMKYLLADDDAIQALGLGGVTPRPMSADLLAAIPSGPTLSRAAVGVNEKGRG, encoded by the coding sequence GTGCAGACCCAACGCGATCACGTCCACGCCTACCAGACGCTCGTCGGGCGGATGAGCGCGGCGCTCTCGCTCGGCGACACCAACTACGCGGAGCCGCCCGCCCGCCGCGCCCTGCTGGGCATGGTGTTCGGCGTGGTGCTCGCACTGCTCGTCGGCGTCGGCTTCTGGGTGTACGGGCTGATCAACCCGGGCGGCAACATGGCGTGGCGCAAGCCCGGCGCGATCCTCATGGAGAAGGAGAGCGGCGCGCTCTACGTCTTCCGCGACGGCCTGCTCATCCCCATGCGCAACCAGGCGTCGGCGATGCTGTTCCAGGGCAACGGTTCCCGGATGGAGTCGATCTCGCGGGCCTCGCTCACCGAGCTCCCGCGCGGCCTCCCGGTCGGCATCCCCGACGCGCCCGGCTCGCTGCCGTCGCCCTCGTCGCTGGTGTCCACGCCGTGGCTGGTGTGCCTGCCGCAGAGCGGAAAGCTCAGCGTGAACCTCTCCCCGGACGCGGAGTCCAACCCGGTCGGAGCGGACAGCTACGCCTGGGTTTCCGCCGCTTCCGGTGAGCAGTACCTGGTGTGGCGCGACCAGAAGCTGCGGGTGGCCGATCCGAGTGTTCCGGTCGCGCTCGGCCTCGGCACCGGTGCCCCGCCGGTCGCGCCCGCGCCGTGGTTGGCGGCGCTGCCGGACGGCCCGGTGATCGGAGCGGCGGAGATCACCGGCTCGGCCAGCGCGAAGGTCGGTGCGACCACCTACCCGGTGGGCAGCCTGTTCAAGCAGGATGGCACCGACCGGTTCTACGTGTTGCGCAAGGACGGCCTCGCACCGATGTCGCGGACGGAATCCCTTCTGCTGCAGGCGAAGACCGGCAAGTCGGCCGTCGTGGTGGACGCGGCGGCGGTGGCGAGCGCGCCGCGCTCGACGGACACGGAGCTGACCCGGCGCATCCCCGACCTGGCCGCGGCGAAGGCGGTGCTCCCCGGCGAGCAGGTGCTCTGCCTGCGCCAGCGCACGGAGCAGACCACGGTGTTCAGCGAGGTGGTGACCACCTCGCGGGCCACCGGCTGGATCGGGATGAACGAGATCGTCGGCGCCTACGTGAAGCCGTCGACCGGGGTGCTCGTCGCCGCGGTGCCCGCTCCGGTGGAGACCGGGCGCAAACCGGACCGCTACCTGATCACCGACCGCGGGATGAAGTACCTGCTGGCCGACGATGACGCCATCCAGGCGCTCGGGCTCGGCGGGGTGACACCCCGGCCGATGTCCGCCGACCTGCTCGCGGCGATCCCGAGCGGGCCCACGCTCAGCCGGGCCGCGGTGGGCGTGAACGAGAAAGGACGTGGCTGA
- a CDS encoding right-handed parallel beta-helix repeat-containing protein, which yields MNRQLLVVAADRPGAFSTIGAALGSAADGATISVLPGRYEENLVLDRMVTLVAEDGPGTVEVLAHKGSAVVVEAEAAQITGLSLTCADDSLAALDVRLGEVALDDCRIAAASWAAVLARGQGCVVLRGCSVSAAGGAGLVVTSPLPSTAEDTLITDVASSGVVVAEQGSLVLRRVTVRKAGGNGVCVNGRAHAVIEDCEIVGAGKPALVVEQEASADVRDLKVSGSASLDLYVLSSGTVSVVDSDFSGAAMQSAHIAGGASPRLRGCRFASAGRNAVQVTGGASPRFDDCRVADSPVGVVVDGASSPEFGELRVEGSTHGVLLVGAEAAVELKGLRAKASTGPGVIVKGKSRLTVTDAAIEVADVGLALSEGASADVSDSVLRGSGAHVGDGSLSIKDSEIVDAAEDGISVDAGGVLHAIRCRVRSARRHGVHVRSGARAEVSSCEITGSGGESVLRDDAPAEEVTSDIPVPSREEPATLGDAAGSMLEGPLAELDTLVGLDGVKHEVVGLINLIKMTQRRQEMGLPMPPMSRHLVFAGPPGTGKTTVARLYGAVLAELGILERGHMVEVARADLVAQYIGATAIKTADVVSKAMGGVLFIDEAYTLSSQSGGSGPDFGQEAIDTLMKMMEDHRDELVVIVAGYSGLMEKFLASNPGMASRFSKTVEFPNYSVDELVTITTNLCRKHYYELTDDAVRALTDYFERVPKDDTFGNGRVARKLFEAMVSNQASRLALYPPSKDAELSRLTAEDLGAELTALDEVAPRESGPDAGTDPLGAVQASLSWRRLSGLCGLETVREAAGRNLVQLCELKNRRKPLGRQANVVLSGVVGSGRRAVADLYGQCLSELGLVGVGHSVRVSVGVDLCPRWPGQAASLVAKAFEDAAGGVLVLDADGPWIADPADRGGEIAEALVEAVRRNPGGPVVLVLGEQQALARLFEHSSVLSGLFGEVWDFGAYEVAELASLAVRHLARRGHEVPSDVALALRELIESTPDRTAHGAHQLAHRLAATAASRTLAAADLHALTGRVGAVCVG from the coding sequence ATGAACCGACAGCTCCTGGTGGTGGCGGCGGACCGGCCGGGTGCCTTCTCCACCATCGGCGCCGCGCTCGGCAGCGCCGCGGACGGTGCGACGATCAGCGTGCTGCCGGGCCGGTACGAGGAGAACCTGGTGCTGGACCGGATGGTCACCCTCGTCGCCGAGGACGGCCCCGGCACCGTGGAGGTCTTGGCGCACAAGGGAAGCGCCGTGGTCGTCGAGGCCGAGGCGGCGCAGATCACCGGCTTGTCGTTGACCTGCGCCGACGATTCGCTGGCCGCGCTCGACGTGCGGCTGGGCGAGGTGGCGCTGGACGACTGCCGGATCGCCGCCGCGTCCTGGGCGGCCGTGCTGGCGCGCGGGCAGGGCTGCGTGGTGCTGCGCGGCTGCTCGGTGTCGGCCGCCGGTGGGGCCGGGTTGGTGGTGACCTCGCCGCTGCCCAGCACGGCCGAGGACACGCTGATCACTGATGTCGCGTCCTCCGGTGTGGTGGTGGCGGAGCAGGGATCGTTGGTGCTGCGCCGGGTCACCGTGCGCAAGGCGGGCGGCAACGGCGTCTGCGTGAACGGGCGCGCGCACGCGGTGATCGAGGACTGCGAGATCGTCGGTGCGGGCAAGCCCGCGCTCGTGGTGGAGCAGGAGGCGAGCGCGGACGTTCGCGATCTCAAGGTCAGCGGCAGCGCCAGCCTCGACCTGTACGTGTTGAGCAGTGGGACCGTTTCGGTCGTCGACTCGGATTTCTCGGGTGCGGCAATGCAGTCCGCGCACATCGCCGGTGGAGCTTCGCCGCGCTTGCGCGGGTGCAGGTTCGCCTCCGCCGGGCGCAATGCCGTTCAGGTCACCGGAGGTGCTTCGCCGCGCTTCGACGACTGCCGTGTGGCGGACAGCCCGGTTGGCGTGGTCGTCGACGGCGCTTCCTCACCGGAGTTCGGCGAGCTGCGCGTCGAAGGCTCGACTCACGGCGTGCTGCTCGTGGGTGCGGAGGCTGCTGTCGAGCTGAAGGGGTTGCGCGCCAAGGCTTCCACTGGTCCCGGCGTGATCGTGAAAGGGAAGTCGCGGCTGACCGTGACCGATGCGGCCATCGAGGTCGCGGACGTCGGCCTCGCCCTCAGTGAGGGCGCGAGCGCTGATGTGTCCGACTCGGTGCTGCGGGGCAGTGGAGCCCACGTGGGCGACGGCAGTCTGTCCATCAAGGACAGTGAGATCGTCGACGCGGCCGAGGACGGGATCAGCGTGGACGCGGGCGGAGTGCTGCACGCGATCCGCTGCCGGGTGCGGTCCGCGCGGCGGCACGGCGTGCACGTGCGCAGCGGAGCGCGCGCCGAAGTCAGCTCGTGCGAGATCACCGGCAGTGGCGGGGAAAGCGTGCTGCGCGACGACGCGCCTGCGGAGGAGGTCACCAGCGACATCCCGGTGCCTTCGCGTGAGGAGCCGGCCACCCTGGGCGACGCGGCGGGCTCGATGCTGGAGGGGCCGCTGGCCGAGCTGGACACGCTCGTCGGGCTGGACGGGGTGAAGCACGAGGTCGTCGGGCTGATCAACCTGATCAAGATGACCCAGCGGCGGCAGGAGATGGGCCTGCCCATGCCGCCGATGAGCAGGCACCTGGTGTTCGCGGGCCCGCCGGGAACCGGCAAGACCACGGTGGCGCGGCTCTACGGCGCGGTGCTCGCGGAGCTGGGCATCCTCGAACGCGGGCACATGGTGGAGGTGGCGCGCGCGGACCTGGTCGCCCAGTACATCGGCGCGACCGCGATCAAGACCGCCGACGTGGTCAGCAAGGCCATGGGCGGCGTGCTGTTCATCGACGAGGCGTACACCCTGTCCAGCCAGTCCGGCGGCAGCGGCCCGGACTTCGGCCAGGAGGCCATCGACACGCTGATGAAGATGATGGAGGACCACCGCGACGAACTAGTCGTGATCGTCGCGGGCTACTCCGGGCTGATGGAGAAGTTCCTCGCCTCCAACCCCGGTATGGCCTCGCGGTTCTCGAAGACGGTGGAGTTCCCCAACTACAGCGTCGACGAGCTGGTCACCATCACCACCAACCTGTGCCGCAAGCACTACTACGAGCTGACCGACGACGCGGTGCGGGCGCTGACCGACTACTTCGAGCGGGTGCCGAAGGACGACACGTTCGGCAACGGCCGCGTGGCCCGCAAGCTGTTCGAGGCGATGGTGAGCAACCAGGCGTCGCGGCTCGCGCTGTACCCGCCGTCGAAGGACGCCGAGCTGAGCAGGCTCACGGCCGAGGACCTGGGCGCCGAGCTGACCGCGCTGGACGAGGTCGCGCCACGGGAGTCCGGCCCGGACGCCGGAACCGACCCGTTGGGCGCGGTACAGGCCAGCCTGTCCTGGCGGCGGCTGTCCGGCCTTTGTGGACTGGAGACCGTCCGCGAGGCGGCCGGGCGGAATCTTGTGCAGCTGTGCGAGCTGAAGAACCGCCGGAAACCCTTGGGGCGCCAGGCGAACGTCGTCCTGTCGGGAGTGGTGGGCTCGGGGCGACGCGCGGTTGCCGACTTGTACGGGCAGTGCTTGTCCGAGCTTGGTCTGGTCGGCGTAGGCCACTCGGTGCGCGTGTCGGTCGGTGTCGACCTGTGCCCGCGTTGGCCAGGGCAGGCCGCGAGCCTGGTCGCCAAGGCCTTCGAGGACGCGGCGGGCGGAGTGCTCGTGCTCGACGCCGACGGGCCGTGGATCGCCGATCCGGCCGATCGCGGTGGCGAGATCGCGGAGGCGCTCGTCGAGGCGGTCCGCCGCAATCCAGGCGGCCCGGTGGTCCTGGTGCTGGGTGAGCAGCAGGCGTTGGCGCGCCTCTTCGAGCACTCGTCCGTCCTCAGTGGACTTTTCGGCGAGGTGTGGGACTTCGGCGCGTACGAGGTGGCCGAGCTGGCCTCGCTCGCGGTGCGCCACCTCGCGCGCCGCGGTCACGAGGTCCCTTCGGACGTGGCGCTGGCCTTGCGGGAACTCATCGAGAGCACCCCCGATCGCACGGCGCACGGTGCCCACCAGCTCGCGCACCGGCTCGCGGCGACGGCGGCCTCCCGCACCCTCGCCGCTGCCGATCTGCACGCGCTGACCGGGCGAGTGGGCGCGGTGTGTGTCGGTTAG